Proteins from one Muntiacus reevesi chromosome X, mMunRee1.1, whole genome shotgun sequence genomic window:
- the NONO gene encoding non-POU domain-containing octamer-binding protein, producing the protein MQSNKTFNLEKQNHTPRKHHQHHHQQHHQQQQQQPPPPPMPANGQQASSQNEGLTIDLKNFRKPGEKTFTQRSRLFVGNLPPDITEEEMRKLFEKYGKAGEVFIHKDKGFGFIRLETRTLAEIAKVELDNMPLRGKQLRVRFACHSASLTVRNLPQYVSNELLEEAFSVFGQVERAVVIVDDRGRPSGKGIVEFSGKPAARKALDRCSEGSFLLTTFPRPVTVEPMDQLDDEEGLPEKLVIKNQQFHKEREQPPRFAQPGSFEYEYAMRWKALIEMEKQQQDQVDRNIKEAREKLEMEMEAARHEHQVMLMRQDLMRRQEELRRMEELHNQEVQKRKQLELRQEEERRRREEEMRRQQEEMMRRQQEGFKGTFPDAREQEIRMGQMAMGGAMGINNRGAMPPAPVPAGTPAPPGPATMMPDGTLGLTPPTTERFGQAATMEGIGAIGGTPPAFNRAAPGAEFAPNKRRRY; encoded by the exons ATGCAGAGCAATAAAACTTTTAACTTGGAGAAACAAAACCACACTCCAAGGAAGCATCATCAACATCACCATCAGCAGCACcaccagcagcaacagcagcagccacCACCTCCGCCAATGCCTGCAAATGGGCAGCAAGCCAGCAGCCAGA ATGAAGGCTTGACTATTGACCTGAAGAATTTTAGGAAACCAGGAGAGAAGACCTTCACCCAGCGTAGCCGGCTCTTTGTGGGCAATCTTCCTCCTGACATCACTGAGGAGGAAATGAGGAAACTGTTTGAGAAATATGGGAAGGCAGGCGAAGTCTTCATTCATAAGGATAAGGGCTTTGGCTTTATCCGCTTG GAAACACGAACCCTAGCGGAGATTGCCAAAGTAGAACTGGACAACATGCCACTCCGTGGAAAGCAGCTGCGTGTGCGCTTTGCCTGCCATAGTGCATCCCTTACAGTCCGAAACCTTCCTCAGTATGTGTCCAATGAACTGCTGGAGGAAGCCTTTTCTGTGTTCGGCCAGGTGGAGAGGGCTGTAGTCATTGTGGATGATCGAGGCAGGCCCTCAGGAAAGGGCATTGTTGAATTCTCAGGGAAGCCAGCTGCTCGGAAAGCTCTGGACAGATGCAGTGAAGGCTCCTTCCTGCTAACCAC ATTTCCTCGACCTGTGACTGTGGAGCCCATGGACCAGTTAGATGATGAAGAGGGACTCCCAGAGAAGCTGGTTATAAAGAACCAGCAATTTCACAA AGAGCGAGAACAGCCACCCAGATTTGCACAGCCTGGGTCTTTTGAGTATGAGTATGCCATGCGCTGGAAGGCACTTATTGAGATGGAAAAGCAGCAGCAGGACCAAGTGGACCGAAACATCAAGGAAGCTCGTGAGAAactggagatggagatggaggcTGCTCGCCATGAGCACCAGGTCATGCTAATGAGGCAGG ATTTGATGAGGCGTCAAGAAGAACTTCGGAGGATGGAAGAGCTGCACAATCAAGAAGTGCAAAAACGAAAGCAGCTGGAGCTCAG gcaggaggaggagcGCAGGCGCCGTGAGGAAGAGATGCGGCGGCAACAAGAAGAAATGATGCGACGGCAGCAGGAAGGATTCAAGGGAACATTCCCTGATGCG agagAGCAAGAGATACGGATGGGTCAGATGGCTATGGGAG GTGCTATGGGCATAAACAACAGAGGCGCCATGCCCCCTGCTCCTGTGCCAGCTGGTACCCCAGCTCCTCCAGGACCGGCCACTATGATGCCAGATGGGACCTTGGGATTG ACCCCACCAACAACTGAACGCTTTGGCCAAGCTGCTACAATGGAAGGAATTGGGGCAATTGGTGGAACCCCTCCTGCATTCAACCGTGCAGCTCCTGGAGCTGAATTTGCTCCAAACAAACGTCGCCGATACTAA
- the ITGB1BP2 gene encoding integrin beta-1-binding protein 2 isoform X1 codes for MSLLCRNKGCGQHFDPQTNLPDSCCHHPGVPIFHDALKGWSCCRKRTVDFSEFLNIKGCTVGPHCAEKLPEVPQPEGPGTSSSLQEQRPPNVIPKSAETLRRERPKSELPPKLLPLNISQALEMALEQKELDQEPGAGVDSSLIRIGASCQNPGCDAVYQGLESDATPCTYHPGAPQFHEGVKSWSCCGIQTLDFGAFLAQPGCRVGRHDWGKQLPASCRHDWHQTDSLVVVTVYGQIPLPAFNWVKASQTELHVHIVFDGNRVFQAQMKLWGVIDVEQSSVSLMPSRVEISLVKADPGSWAQLEHPDALAEKAKAEVGLEMDEEESEDSDDGLSWTEEEEEEEAMGE; via the exons ATGTCTCTACTCTGCCGTAACAAAGGCTGTGGGCAGCATTTTGACCCCCAAACCAACCTTCCTG ATTCCTGTTGCCATCACCCTGGGGTCCCAATCTTCCATGACGCACTTAAG GGTTGGTCCTGCTGCCGGAAGCGAACTGTAGATTTCTCTGAGTTCCTAAACATCAAG GGCTGTACTGTGGGACCACACTGTGCTGAGAAGCTCCCTGAGGTCCCTCAACCTGAGGGCCCTGGTACAAGCAGTTCACTTCAGGAGCAAAGACCTCCGAATGTGATTCCAAAGTCAGCAGAGACTTTGCGTCGGGAGAGGCCCAA GTCAGAGTTGCCTCCAAAGTTGCTTCCACTAAATATATCCCAAGCCCTGGAAATGGCACTGGAACAGAAGGAATTAGACCAAGAACCTGGAGCAG GAGTTGACAGTAGCCTGATCCGGATTGGGGCCAGCTGCCAGAACCCAGGATGTGATGCT GTATACCAAGGCCTAGAGAGTGATGCTACTCCATGTACCTACCACCCTGGAGCACCTCAATTCCATGAGGG GGTGAAATCTTGGAGCTGTTGTGGCATCCAGACCCTGGATTTTGGGGCATTCCTGGCACAGCCAGGATGCAGAGTTGGTAGACATGATTGGGGGAAGCAG CTGCCAGCATCTTGCCGTCATGATTGGCATCAGACAGATTCCTTAGTAGTGGTGACTGTATATGGCCAGATTCCACTTCCTGCATTCAACTGGGTGAAGGCCAGTCAAACTGAG CTTCATGTCCACATTGTCTTTGATGGTAACCGTGTGTTCCAAGCACAGATGAAGCTCTGGGGG GTCATAGACGTGGAGCAGAGCTCTGTCTCCTTGATGCCATCTCGGGTTGAAATTTCCCTGGTCAAGGCTGACCCAGGATCCTGGGCCCAGCTGGAGCACCCCGATGCACTGGCTGAGAAGGCTAAGGCAGAGGTTGGGTTAGAGATGGATGAGGAAGAGTCTGAGGATTCAGATGATGGCTTGAgctggacagaggaggaggaagaggaggaagcaatGGGGGAATAG
- the ITGB1BP2 gene encoding integrin beta-1-binding protein 2 isoform X5 codes for MALEQKELDQEPGAGVDSSLIRIGASCQNPGCDAVYQGLESDATPCTYHPGAPQFHEGVKSWSCCGIQTLDFGAFLAQPGCRVGRHDWGKQLPASCRHDWHQTDSLVVVTVYGQIPLPAFNWVKASQTELHVHIVFDGNRVFQAQMKLWGVIDVEQSSVSLMPSRVEISLVKADPGSWAQLEHPDALAEKAKAEVGLEMDEEESEDSDDGLSWTEEEEEEEAMGE; via the exons ATGGCACTGGAACAGAAGGAATTAGACCAAGAACCTGGAGCAG GAGTTGACAGTAGCCTGATCCGGATTGGGGCCAGCTGCCAGAACCCAGGATGTGATGCT GTATACCAAGGCCTAGAGAGTGATGCTACTCCATGTACCTACCACCCTGGAGCACCTCAATTCCATGAGGG GGTGAAATCTTGGAGCTGTTGTGGCATCCAGACCCTGGATTTTGGGGCATTCCTGGCACAGCCAGGATGCAGAGTTGGTAGACATGATTGGGGGAAGCAG CTGCCAGCATCTTGCCGTCATGATTGGCATCAGACAGATTCCTTAGTAGTGGTGACTGTATATGGCCAGATTCCACTTCCTGCATTCAACTGGGTGAAGGCCAGTCAAACTGAG CTTCATGTCCACATTGTCTTTGATGGTAACCGTGTGTTCCAAGCACAGATGAAGCTCTGGGGG GTCATAGACGTGGAGCAGAGCTCTGTCTCCTTGATGCCATCTCGGGTTGAAATTTCCCTGGTCAAGGCTGACCCAGGATCCTGGGCCCAGCTGGAGCACCCCGATGCACTGGCTGAGAAGGCTAAGGCAGAGGTTGGGTTAGAGATGGATGAGGAAGAGTCTGAGGATTCAGATGATGGCTTGAgctggacagaggaggaggaagaggaggaagcaatGGGGGAATAG